The region ACTCACCACTCCCGATGGAAATTCCGTAGCGGATACCCTTCAGGGAATGAAGGAATCAGGTATCCTGACGGATATGATACCTCAATTTGAAGAGATGTTCACACTGAATGGAGTGGGACAGGGAAAGGCTCACATCACCGATATCTGGAATCATACTCTCGACGTTATTCGGCACCTGCAGTCAACCGATAGATGTTTGAGGTGGGCTGCACTTCTTCATGATATAGGAAAACCGGAGACAAGAATGATAGACGACGAGGGAAATCCTCACTTCTACAGGCATGAGGAGATCGGAGCTGCCATCGCGAATGAAACAGCTGAGTATTTCAGGTTCTCGAAGAAAGAGCGTTCGTGTGTTGTTTTCCTGGTTAAGAACCATATGAGGCCTGTTCTTTATTCAAAGCAGTGGAGTGACCGGGCTGTTCGGAAGTTAATCCGGGATTCGGGGGAGTATCTGGAACGTCTTATTGATCTTGCTTCAGCGGACATAGCTGCGCATAGCACCCACTTTGCGGAGGATGGTTCAAAGAGACTGAGAAAACTCAAAATCAGACTTGATGAACTGATACCGGATTCAGTGAAACGAATTCTTCCGAAGGAACTCGGACAGGAGCTGCTGCGTATGGCAGGGAGTGATCCGGCAAGAATCCCTGAGATCAGTGTAATACTGTCAAACCTTGAAGAACTCGTTCACGAAGGGGTTCTACCTGCAATGGCATCCTCCAGTATTTATCTTGACTATTTAATCGAGCATCCTGAACTGCGAAATCAGAATTGCTGAGAATTAAACCAAACTAATCAAATCAGGCTTGACTATATCAATTTGTTGAATATACTACTGACCGAACGGTCAGTCAGTAATTTCGAGAAGTAGAAATATAGAGCAGCTAATTTGGAAGGATAATAATGTCAGGAGAAAAAAAAGAGGAAATACTAAATGCAGCGGAGGAATGTTTTGCCGAAAAAGGTTTCTCCGGAACATCAATGAAAGAAATCGCTGATCGGGCGGGTGTTGCGAAGAGCCTCCT is a window of Candidatus Aegiribacteria sp. DNA encoding:
- a CDS encoding CCA tRNA nucleotidyltransferase, yielding MEIARSLFRIFHDKGEELYLVGGYVRDLLLGRVTGDYDFATSAPPDVTSDILESGGFKVIPIGLEFGTVATFLQCGSEKTEVQITTYRCRESYRKGSRHPDVVFGNNLEEDLTRRDFTINAMAMSEEGMIIDPLGGRWDLENGIIRTPLEPDVTFREDPLRMLRAFRFACRLGFSLHPSVLDAVRKLHTEIMNISRERWKLEMDLILTTPDGNSVADTLQGMKESGILTDMIPQFEEMFTLNGVGQGKAHITDIWNHTLDVIRHLQSTDRCLRWAALLHDIGKPETRMIDDEGNPHFYRHEEIGAAIANETAEYFRFSKKERSCVVFLVKNHMRPVLYSKQWSDRAVRKLIRDSGEYLERLIDLASADIAAHSTHFAEDGSKRLRKLKIRLDELIPDSVKRILPKELGQELLRMAGSDPARIPEISVILSNLEELVHEGVLPAMASSSIYLDYLIEHPELRNQNC